Proteins encoded within one genomic window of Flavobacterium oreochromis:
- a CDS encoding FkbM family methyltransferase, whose translation MKNKIKEFIYRRYNISFSKSGDDIQLMKLINESSPGVYVDVGCWHPIKASNSYYFSLRGWRGICIDPNPEFKKMYNKLRSRDTFVNCAIGDKKENLKYYLLNDSCSSMNTLDYAFIQKHRLESEIKEVIEVPLFKLSEVLEKNLRPNDRLDFFDVDVEGYDLEVLKTNDWEKYRPKIILVETDSEIFEDVNSKMTLYLDSVGYKLVGKSVINEDLGNLFFVDKKI comes from the coding sequence ATGAAAAATAAGATTAAAGAGTTTATATATAGAAGGTATAATATTAGTTTTTCAAAATCAGGAGATGATATTCAATTGATGAAATTGATTAATGAATCCTCTCCTGGAGTTTATGTTGATGTTGGTTGTTGGCATCCAATAAAGGCATCTAATTCTTATTATTTTTCTTTAAGAGGATGGCGTGGAATTTGCATAGATCCTAATCCTGAATTTAAAAAAATGTATAATAAACTTAGGTCTAGGGATACGTTTGTAAATTGTGCCATTGGAGATAAAAAAGAAAATTTGAAATATTATTTATTAAATGATTCTTGTAGTTCTATGAATACATTAGATTATGCTTTTATTCAAAAGCATAGGTTAGAATCAGAAATAAAAGAAGTTATAGAAGTACCTCTTTTTAAATTAAGTGAAGTTTTAGAGAAAAATTTAAGACCAAATGATAGATTGGATTTTTTTGATGTTGATGTAGAAGGTTATGATTTAGAGGTCTTAAAAACTAATGATTGGGAAAAATATAGACCGAAAATAATTTTAGTAGAAACAGATTCAGAAATTTTTGAAGATGTTAATTCAAAGATGACTTTGTATTTGGATTCTGTAGGATACAAATTGGTTGGTAAATCAGTGATTAATGAAGATTTAGGAAATCTTTTTTTTGTAGACAAGAAGATTTGA
- a CDS encoding tyrosine-protein phosphatase, whose translation MLFFKKPKPFLRDFTENQFIDIHSHILPGIDDGAKNIEDTIRLIKTLSDYGFSKFMATPHTFSGYYDNTYESITNSYDTTIKELNERGLHFSVDFASEYLMDDHFVSLFKKKEIHTLKDQYVLVEMSYLNAPINLYDILFDLQVAGYTPILAHPERYLFYHQQFDSYKKLKNAGCKFQLNLLSTVGYYGKEVKNIADQLLKEGLIDFAGSDVHHEKHLKAFLSKVEIKNTDVLKEVIQNNIFFKKNH comes from the coding sequence ATGTTATTTTTTAAAAAACCAAAACCTTTTTTAAGGGATTTTACTGAAAATCAATTCATTGATATACATTCCCATATTTTACCTGGAATTGATGATGGAGCAAAAAATATAGAGGATACAATAAGATTGATAAAAACTTTATCTGATTATGGATTTTCAAAATTCATGGCTACTCCTCATACCTTTTCAGGTTATTATGATAACACCTATGAATCTATAACGAATAGTTATGATACCACAATAAAAGAACTTAATGAAAGAGGCTTACATTTCTCTGTTGATTTTGCATCAGAATACTTAATGGACGATCATTTTGTCTCTCTTTTTAAAAAGAAAGAAATTCATACTTTAAAAGACCAATATGTTCTAGTAGAAATGTCATATTTAAATGCTCCTATCAATTTATATGACATCCTGTTTGATTTACAAGTAGCAGGCTATACTCCTATATTAGCACACCCTGAACGTTATTTATTTTATCATCAGCAATTTGATTCTTATAAAAAACTAAAAAATGCAGGATGTAAATTTCAATTAAACTTACTATCTACTGTTGGTTATTATGGTAAAGAAGTAAAAAACATAGCAGATCAATTATTAAAAGAAGGATTAATTGATTTTGCAGGAAGCGATGTTCACCATGAAAAACATCTAAAAGCTTTTCTATCAAAAGTAGAAATAAAAAATACAGACGTACTAAAAGAAGTCATCCAAAATAATATTTTTTTCAAAAAAAATCATTAA